In a single window of the Desulfovibrio sp. ZJ209 genome:
- the hemW gene encoding radical SAM family heme chaperone HemW produces the protein MLVYIHVPFCRTRCNYCAFHSVPLGRGVDAAASPQVRDYVDTLLMELALHADTLGGANIQSVFFGGGTPSLLPPRIVGVILERLGRHFHLGDKTEITLEANPESLRGRNVVPDLLAAGVNRLSIGIQSLDEAMLRTLGRPHKAQDSLQAVFAAREAGCANISMDLMWGLPGQSVRQWLQTLKDAVRMAPDHISAYGLTLEPGTPLELECEEGRLALPPERDQNIMFMEGAAYLEAQGYLHYEISNFARMGFQCRHNLGYWEGMDYLGLGPSATSTIAGRRWTNPASQRAWDNKVRTGALGQAPEVLTPTVRVLELIMLRLRTARGLRLRAYRDLTGRDFLRDHQRLVQALHENGLIRIRNGYLSLTRSGMLVSNAIMANLFERTEAALTREPIAAEGAPEAVAPAKEEGAPIPLAATPPRKPATGPEIRPVVWPTA, from the coding sequence ATGCTTGTATATATTCATGTGCCTTTTTGCCGTACCCGCTGTAATTATTGCGCTTTTCATTCCGTTCCCCTCGGGCGCGGGGTAGACGCCGCCGCCTCGCCCCAAGTGCGCGACTATGTGGACACCCTGCTCATGGAGCTGGCCCTGCACGCCGACACCCTGGGCGGCGCCAATATCCAGAGCGTCTTTTTCGGCGGCGGCACGCCGAGCCTGTTGCCGCCGCGCATCGTGGGCGTCATCCTCGAGCGGTTGGGGCGGCATTTCCACTTGGGCGACAAGACCGAGATCACGCTGGAGGCCAATCCCGAGTCCCTTAGGGGGCGCAACGTGGTGCCCGACCTTCTGGCCGCCGGCGTCAACCGCCTCTCCATCGGCATCCAGAGCCTCGACGAGGCCATGCTGCGCACGCTCGGGCGCCCGCACAAGGCGCAGGACAGCCTTCAGGCGGTGTTCGCCGCGCGCGAGGCCGGCTGCGCCAATATCAGCATGGATCTCATGTGGGGCTTGCCCGGCCAGAGCGTGCGCCAGTGGCTCCAGACCCTCAAGGACGCGGTGCGCATGGCGCCCGACCATATCTCGGCCTACGGCCTCACCTTGGAGCCGGGCACGCCGCTGGAGCTGGAATGCGAGGAGGGGCGGCTCGCGCTGCCGCCCGAGCGCGACCAGAACATCATGTTCATGGAGGGCGCGGCCTATCTGGAGGCCCAGGGCTACCTGCACTACGAGATTTCCAATTTCGCGCGCATGGGCTTCCAGTGCCGGCACAATCTCGGCTACTGGGAGGGCATGGATTATCTCGGCCTCGGGCCTTCGGCCACCTCCACCATCGCCGGGCGCCGCTGGACCAATCCCGCGAGCCAGCGCGCGTGGGACAACAAGGTGCGCACCGGGGCGCTCGGCCAGGCGCCGGAAGTGCTCACCCCCACGGTGCGCGTGCTCGAGCTCATCATGCTGCGCCTGCGCACGGCGCGCGGGCTGCGCCTTCGGGCCTACCGCGACCTCACCGGCCGCGACTTTCTGCGCGACCACCAGCGCCTCGTCCAGGCCCTGCACGAGAACGGCCTCATCCGCATCCGCAACGGCTACCTGAGCCTCACGAGGAGCGGCATGCTCGTTTCCAACGCCATCATGGCCAACCTGTTCGAGCGCACGGAAGCCGCGCTCACCCGCGAGCCCATCGCGGCCGAGGGCGCCCCGGAGGCGGTCGCGCCGGCCAAGGAGGAGGGCGCCCCCATCCCGCTGGCGGCCACGCCGCCGCGCAAGCCGGCCACCGGCCCGGAGATCCGGCCCGTGGTCTGGCCCACGGCCTGA
- a CDS encoding WYL domain-containing protein has translation MSAQEDSPRKAEKVRTVRLLRLMQDIRANSAQHMGELLAAHGISRSQFYKDREALAALGFRFEYRKGSGFRIIEDRLTPLQDLSLSDRVILLFALEYLSTSGDGLLAAKAIEVGRKLAGGLESPFREQLLRTFDAEVTEKAYGVDPEIFQALTEAVREGRRIRMRYCRSGTWTESWREVDPRHIYLRQRALYLYARTVDETPPAWKVFRLSRIREVLPTGIRFTAQPGDDGGFCQRQRNAFLAFLGDRQRRVTIRFTGEAVPYIRECRWHESQRLAEQPDGSLLLTLSVAEPQEVARWARQFGENASMVSMPDDEDA, from the coding sequence ATGTCCGCACAGGAAGACTCCCCTCGCAAAGCTGAAAAAGTCCGTACCGTGCGCCTGCTGCGCCTGATGCAGGACATCAGGGCAAATTCGGCCCAGCATATGGGCGAGCTCTTGGCAGCGCACGGCATTTCCCGCTCCCAGTTTTACAAGGACAGGGAGGCTCTGGCCGCCTTGGGCTTCCGCTTTGAATACCGCAAGGGCAGCGGCTTCCGCATCATTGAGGACCGTCTCACCCCCCTGCAGGACCTGAGCCTTTCCGACCGGGTGATCCTGCTCTTCGCGCTCGAATATCTCAGCACCTCGGGGGACGGCCTTCTGGCCGCCAAGGCCATAGAAGTCGGCCGCAAGCTGGCCGGCGGCCTCGAGAGCCCCTTCCGCGAGCAGTTGCTGCGCACCTTCGACGCCGAAGTCACCGAAAAGGCCTACGGGGTAGACCCGGAGATCTTCCAGGCGCTCACCGAAGCCGTGCGCGAGGGCCGGCGCATCCGCATGCGCTATTGCCGCAGCGGCACGTGGACGGAAAGCTGGCGCGAGGTGGACCCGCGGCACATCTATCTCCGGCAGCGCGCACTCTATCTCTATGCGCGCACCGTTGACGAAACGCCCCCGGCCTGGAAGGTCTTTCGCCTGAGCCGCATCCGCGAGGTGCTCCCCACCGGCATCCGCTTTACGGCCCAGCCCGGCGACGACGGCGGCTTTTGCCAGCGCCAGCGCAATGCCTTCCTCGCCTTTCTAGGCGACAGGCAAAGGCGCGTCACCATCCGCTTCACCGGCGAGGCCGTGCCCTATATCCGCGAATGCCGGTGGCACGAGAGCCAGCGCCTCGCGGAGCAGCCCGACGGCAGCCTGCTGCTCACGCTCTCGGTGGCCGAGCCGCAGGAGGTGGCGCGCTGGGCGCGGCAGTTTGGCGAGAACGCCAGCATGGTGAGCATGCCCGACGACGAGGACGCGTGA
- a CDS encoding VIT and VWA domain-containing protein codes for MNERWKKPGRNARHSASEKQGGAAYFPHPPFPPYPPFPPYPPYPRFPFPPRLGKAGTVLGAAAVLAYGAWKAWQERKAKKARAGKPGDPQQEGAGEATQPGCAQAGAGESEPAPGPSPRAQENPLPEEPTPFGAMESAGGDRIALKSVSIFGEVEGLLFSSTIRQEYANDTGKALEIIYTFPLGWDTALLGLRAVIGERRLKGEVVKTAEAEERYEKAVADGNAAIMVQQSSKGLYTANLGNIAPGESVTVELHCARLLRFEQGEVRLCIPTVIGERYGDPHCPGGLAAHESARPDARAHYPFTLELTLWGDMAEGSVSCPSHPVQMRRLEGGLSISLEAGAALDRDFILLMRGLEGASHALCVPDEGACMVAASFAPEIPQDAVAPLGLKILVDCSGSMDGSSMAEAQKGLDKVLGLLAPEDHVSYSRFGSDVEHLTRRLLPCTRDNLLKLSRAVEATDADMGGTEMEAALASTFRDIAADGKQEVPPLVLLITDGDVWDVRNIVAEAKASRHRIFTVGVGCAPAESLLRDLADQTGGACEFVSPQEDVAGAIVRMFRRMRTAMARHIRVDWGQEPLWQSLPPRCIYDGETVHAFALFREQPAAGPTLRWDAGGEQRSAVCGHLEATDSEDLLRLGRRRQMGESATDAEKLELALRYQLVSGLTSLILVHERADGEKVGGLPVIQQVPQMPAHGHGCADTFMVCHLVGPGMGIPGGKTARSFLGRHFRPRRNLQAEYSGAPQADKAQALAELVRHWREHVLEVASVAEMEALLRSAFTPAQALLMAELEREFPLDGVQLAGVFLQWALNREEGSIGRHSGRLIKAALQGAAQADIEACTSKIEAWYTGA; via the coding sequence GTGAACGAACGCTGGAAAAAGCCCGGGCGCAACGCGCGCCACAGCGCCAGCGAAAAGCAAGGAGGAGCCGCCTATTTCCCGCATCCCCCCTTTCCCCCCTATCCCCCCTTTCCCCCCTATCCGCCCTATCCCCGTTTTCCCTTCCCGCCGCGCCTCGGCAAGGCCGGCACGGTGCTCGGCGCCGCGGCCGTGCTCGCGTATGGCGCATGGAAAGCCTGGCAGGAGCGCAAGGCCAAAAAGGCTCGCGCAGGCAAGCCGGGCGACCCGCAGCAGGAGGGCGCCGGCGAGGCGACGCAACCCGGCTGCGCGCAGGCCGGCGCCGGCGAAAGTGAGCCCGCTCCGGGCCCGAGCCCCCGGGCGCAGGAAAACCCGCTCCCTGAGGAGCCCACTCCCTTCGGCGCCATGGAATCGGCCGGCGGCGACCGCATCGCCCTCAAGTCGGTGTCCATTTTTGGCGAGGTGGAAGGGCTGCTGTTCTCGTCCACCATCCGCCAGGAATATGCCAATGACACCGGCAAGGCGCTGGAGATCATCTATACCTTCCCCCTTGGCTGGGATACGGCCCTCCTGGGCCTTCGGGCCGTCATCGGCGAAAGGCGCCTCAAGGGCGAGGTGGTAAAGACCGCCGAGGCCGAGGAGAGATATGAAAAGGCCGTAGCCGACGGCAACGCGGCCATCATGGTGCAGCAGTCGTCAAAGGGCCTCTACACGGCCAACCTCGGCAATATCGCGCCCGGGGAAAGCGTGACCGTGGAGCTGCATTGCGCGCGCCTCCTGCGTTTTGAGCAGGGTGAGGTGCGGCTCTGCATCCCCACGGTCATCGGCGAGCGCTATGGCGACCCGCATTGCCCCGGCGGCCTCGCCGCGCATGAATCCGCGCGGCCCGACGCCCGGGCGCACTATCCCTTCACGCTGGAACTGACCCTGTGGGGCGACATGGCGGAAGGCTCGGTCTCCTGCCCGAGCCATCCCGTCCAGATGCGGCGGCTTGAGGGGGGGCTCAGTATCTCGCTGGAGGCCGGCGCGGCGCTGGACAGGGATTTCATCCTCCTCATGCGGGGGCTCGAGGGCGCGTCCCACGCCCTCTGCGTGCCGGACGAGGGCGCCTGCATGGTGGCGGCCAGCTTTGCGCCGGAAATCCCGCAAGACGCTGTGGCGCCGCTGGGGCTGAAGATCCTTGTGGACTGTTCCGGCTCCATGGATGGCTCGAGCATGGCGGAAGCGCAAAAGGGCCTCGACAAGGTGCTGGGCCTGCTCGCCCCGGAAGACCATGTCTCCTACAGCCGCTTCGGCTCCGACGTGGAGCACCTGACGCGCCGCCTTTTGCCCTGCACCCGGGACAACCTCCTGAAGCTGTCGCGCGCCGTCGAGGCCACGGACGCGGACATGGGCGGCACGGAAATGGAGGCCGCTCTGGCCTCCACCTTCCGGGATATTGCGGCCGACGGGAAGCAGGAGGTGCCGCCGCTTGTGCTGCTCATCACGGACGGGGATGTGTGGGACGTGCGGAACATCGTCGCTGAGGCAAAGGCGTCCAGGCACCGCATCTTCACTGTGGGCGTGGGCTGCGCGCCGGCGGAAAGCCTGCTGCGCGACCTCGCGGACCAGACGGGGGGCGCGTGTGAATTCGTCAGCCCACAGGAGGACGTGGCCGGGGCCATCGTGCGCATGTTTCGCCGCATGCGCACGGCCATGGCCCGGCATATCCGGGTGGACTGGGGCCAGGAGCCCCTCTGGCAGTCGCTGCCGCCCCGCTGCATTTACGACGGCGAGACCGTGCATGCCTTTGCCCTGTTCAGGGAGCAGCCGGCGGCCGGCCCGACCCTCAGGTGGGACGCCGGCGGCGAGCAGCGCAGCGCGGTGTGCGGACACCTTGAGGCCACCGACAGCGAGGATCTGCTGCGCCTCGGGCGTCGCCGCCAGATGGGGGAGTCTGCCACCGATGCGGAAAAGCTGGAACTGGCGCTCCGCTACCAACTGGTGAGCGGGCTCACCTCGCTCATCCTCGTCCACGAAAGGGCCGACGGCGAGAAGGTAGGGGGCCTGCCCGTCATCCAGCAGGTGCCGCAGATGCCCGCCCACGGGCACGGCTGCGCGGACACCTTCATGGTGTGCCATCTTGTCGGGCCGGGCATGGGCATCCCCGGCGGCAAGACCGCCCGCTCCTTCCTGGGAAGGCACTTCCGGCCGCGGCGCAATTTGCAGGCCGAATATAGCGGCGCGCCGCAGGCGGACAAGGCGCAGGCATTGGCGGAACTGGTGCGCCACTGGCGGGAGCATGTCCTTGAAGTGGCTTCGGTGGCGGAAATGGAGGCCCTGCTCCGTTCGGCCTTCACGCCGGCCCAGGCGCTGCTCATGGCGGAACTGGAGAGGGAATTCCCCCTTGATGGCGTCCAGCTCGCCGGGGTATTTCTGCAATGGGCGCTGAACAGGGAGGAAGGGAGCATAGGCCGGCACTCGGGGCGCCTCATCAAGGCCGCCCTGCAGGGCGCGGCGCAGGCGGACATCGAGGCGTGCACCAGCAAGATCGAGGCCTGGTACACCGGGGCATGA
- the thrB gene encoding homoserine kinase, translating to MPAASSPNSQRLVSAPRDALPCVILIGMAGSGKSTIGARLAQEMDWALLDSDALMEALYGCRLQDLTDALPRDAFLDVECAVICAIRAQRTVIATGGSVVYREAAMRHLASLGPVVHLDVSLPEIERRIARNPQRGLSLGPGQSVADLHRERAPLYASWASLRCDAGRGTPVGCARWILRQLPPEFRAGGTGAAPKN from the coding sequence ATGCCCGCCGCGTCATCGCCCAACTCCCAACGCCTCGTCTCCGCGCCCAGGGACGCCCTGCCCTGCGTCATCCTCATCGGCATGGCCGGTTCTGGCAAGAGCACCATCGGCGCGCGCCTCGCGCAGGAGATGGACTGGGCGCTGCTGGACAGCGACGCGCTCATGGAGGCCCTGTACGGCTGCCGCCTTCAGGACCTCACCGACGCGCTCCCCCGCGACGCCTTTCTGGATGTGGAATGCGCCGTCATCTGCGCCATCCGGGCGCAGCGCACGGTCATCGCCACCGGCGGCAGCGTCGTCTACCGCGAGGCGGCCATGCGCCATCTCGCCTCGCTCGGGCCTGTCGTGCATCTCGACGTGTCGCTCCCCGAGATCGAGCGGCGCATCGCCCGCAACCCGCAGCGCGGCCTTTCGCTCGGGCCGGGGCAGAGCGTGGCCGACCTGCACCGCGAGCGCGCCCCGCTTTACGCGTCCTGGGCCTCCTTGCGTTGCGACGCCGGCCGCGGCACGCCCGTTGGCTGCGCGCGCTGGATACTGCGGCAGCTGCCGCCGGAATTTCGCGCAGGCGGCACCGGCGCGGCCCCGAAAAACTGA
- a CDS encoding HAD family hydrolase: MEAKGGRRAIFLDRDGTLNEDRGYVHRPEDWRWLPGVPEALARFRAAGWGLVVVSNQSGLARGYFTPEDLARLERWADAELASLNAAPDAWYHCPHLPEITGPCLCRKPMPGLILQACAELAIEPAASWMLGDRERDVAAGLAAGCRAGLLRADPDDAEARATRAAFPGTPVWPGLAAACDAILREN, from the coding sequence ATGGAAGCGAAAGGCGGCCGCCGCGCCATTTTTCTGGACAGGGACGGCACCCTCAACGAAGACCGGGGCTATGTGCACCGGCCGGAGGACTGGCGCTGGCTCCCCGGCGTGCCGGAGGCGCTGGCGCGCTTTCGCGCGGCGGGGTGGGGGCTCGTGGTGGTGAGCAACCAGTCTGGCCTTGCGCGGGGCTATTTTACGCCGGAAGACCTTGCCCGGCTGGAGCGCTGGGCGGACGCGGAACTGGCGTCCCTGAACGCGGCGCCGGACGCGTGGTACCACTGCCCGCATCTCCCGGAAATCACGGGCCCCTGCCTGTGCCGGAAGCCCATGCCCGGGCTTATCCTCCAAGCCTGCGCGGAGCTCGCCATCGAGCCCGCCGCCTCGTGGATGCTGGGCGACCGCGAGCGGGACGTTGCCGCGGGCCTGGCCGCGGGCTGCCGTGCCGGCCTGTTGCGGGCCGACCCTGATGACGCCGAGGCGCGCGCCACCCGCGCCGCCTTCCCGGGGACACCGGTCTGGCCCGGCCTGGCCGCGGCCTGCGACGCCATTCTGCGAGAGAATTAA
- a CDS encoding ribonuclease J: protein MSEPSLTITPLGGLGEIGLNCQLWESGGGVVMVDCGLMFPDDAHLGVDVLIPHFGAVQEVRDRLLGIVLTHGHEDHIGALPWIVPELKNARIFGSRFTLALVEHKLREHELLNRVELCPVDAATVLPLGDLIFHFIPVCHSIPHGFGLGVETPVGRAVHSGDFKIDPMPLAGSGTELAAFREFAGPKGARLLLSDSTNVLREGRSLTEREVKASLERVFAAARGRIVVTLFSSHIQRIQEVCDLARQYGRAVIISGKSLANNIDIASELGFLTLPPEFHNAHNGVPDLPDDKVVLIVTGAQGEPLSALSRMVWGGHRQLEIREGDTVVMSSRVIPGNARPISRLINEMYRKGAEVLYESSHAVHASGHAHREELRDLLLAVRPELFVPVHGEYQHLVMHGRLAESCGVRPENVILLQDGQPLTILEHGFRLEEPVPVECTLVDGKGVGDVGASVLRERRILGDEGVVIVSLVLDAETGSVLHGPEMISRGFVFEQQLSHVLEDAKCLVLDELENSPGSTSRLRENIRTSLRRFFRRVLERDPVVVPVISEV, encoded by the coding sequence ATGAGCGAACCGAGCCTCACCATCACGCCCCTCGGGGGCCTCGGCGAAATCGGCCTCAACTGCCAGCTGTGGGAAAGCGGCGGCGGCGTGGTCATGGTGGACTGCGGCCTCATGTTCCCGGACGACGCGCATCTCGGCGTGGACGTGCTCATCCCGCATTTCGGGGCCGTGCAGGAGGTGCGCGACCGCCTGCTCGGCATCGTGCTCACCCACGGCCATGAGGACCACATCGGCGCGCTGCCGTGGATCGTGCCGGAGCTCAAGAACGCCCGCATCTTCGGCTCGCGCTTCACCCTCGCCCTCGTGGAGCACAAGCTGCGCGAGCACGAGCTGCTCAACCGCGTGGAGCTCTGCCCGGTGGACGCCGCCACGGTGCTGCCGCTGGGCGACCTCATTTTTCACTTCATCCCGGTCTGCCATTCCATCCCGCACGGCTTCGGCCTCGGCGTGGAGACGCCCGTGGGCCGGGCGGTGCACAGCGGGGACTTCAAGATCGACCCCATGCCGCTGGCGGGCTCGGGCACGGAACTCGCGGCCTTCCGGGAATTCGCCGGGCCGAAAGGCGCGCGGCTCCTGCTTTCCGACTCCACCAATGTGCTGCGCGAGGGGCGCTCGCTCACCGAGCGCGAGGTCAAGGCCTCGCTGGAGCGCGTTTTCGCCGCGGCGCGCGGGCGCATCGTGGTCACGCTGTTCTCGAGCCACATCCAGCGCATCCAGGAAGTGTGCGATCTGGCGCGCCAGTACGGCCGGGCGGTCATCATCAGCGGCAAATCCCTCGCCAACAATATCGACATCGCCTCGGAGCTCGGCTTCCTCACCCTGCCGCCGGAGTTCCACAACGCCCACAACGGCGTGCCCGACCTGCCCGACGACAAGGTGGTGCTCATCGTCACCGGCGCCCAGGGCGAGCCGCTTTCCGCCCTGTCGCGCATGGTCTGGGGCGGGCACCGGCAGCTCGAGATCCGCGAGGGCGACACCGTGGTCATGAGCTCGCGCGTCATCCCGGGCAATGCCCGGCCCATCTCGCGGCTGATCAATGAAATGTACCGCAAGGGCGCGGAAGTGCTCTACGAAAGCTCGCATGCCGTCCACGCCTCGGGCCACGCCCACCGCGAGGAACTGCGCGACCTGCTCCTCGCCGTGCGGCCCGAGCTTTTCGTGCCCGTGCACGGCGAATACCAGCACCTCGTCATGCACGGGCGCCTCGCCGAAAGCTGCGGCGTGCGCCCGGAAAACGTCATCCTGCTCCAGGACGGGCAGCCGCTCACCATCCTCGAGCACGGCTTCCGCCTCGAGGAGCCCGTGCCCGTGGAGTGCACCCTCGTGGACGGCAAGGGCGTGGGCGACGTGGGCGCCTCGGTGCTGCGCGAGCGCCGCATCTTGGGCGACGAGGGCGTGGTCATCGTGTCCCTCGTGCTGGACGCGGAGACGGGCAGCGTGCTCCACGGGCCGGAGATGATCTCGCGCGGCTTCGTGTTCGAGCAGCAGTTGAGCCATGTGCTCGAAGACGCCAAGTGTCTCGTGCTGGACGAGCTGGAAAACTCGCCCGGGAGCACGAGCCGCCTGCGCGAGAACATCCGCACGTCGCTTCGCCGCTTCTTCCGGCGCGTTTTGGAGCGCGACCCGGTGGTGGTGCCGGTCATCAGCGAGGTTTAG
- a CDS encoding TolC family protein: protein MAHAFRLRRKDAACPALARLGCAALALCALLVFPQGAPAASREAPAPIHPGGRTLKAGGDAAPAGTLDMPAAVARALERNPSLGAQEAQSRASEEGRKSARGAFGPKLGMTYSAVKQERKTQPSTTRPPELGSYSWGVEISQPVFQGFRLLNSYQKAALQADSDKAALRRAELAMTEQVQTEFLNYLRAEENVKSEGDSLARLRDQLRITTAFYEVGLRPRLDVLQAEVDVSNAENLLIQAENTRDTAQARLNTLLGFTATAPARYVGRLEHVPFRRSLEQCLEAAYRQRPDLMIAAKAVEMAGKDRRMVQSDYYPQIEAYYNINQAGNTPDLQRRGDHGSRSATWEVGARAVWNVFQWGLTYYADQQAGWQVTRLRHEEEDLKLNVGYDIKSKLLAVHEAEKRIVVAEKGVIQAREAYDAALARYQEQVGTNFDVLDASANLTRAQASLTGARADYLTALAQIYVAMGEYHPDLRPGPAPAQGAAKGRGGAKTSGKAR, encoded by the coding sequence ATGGCCCACGCTTTCCGGCTGCGGCGCAAAGACGCCGCATGCCCCGCGCTGGCGCGCCTTGGCTGCGCCGCGCTGGCGCTCTGCGCCCTCCTCGTCTTCCCGCAGGGAGCCCCGGCCGCCAGCCGCGAGGCGCCGGCGCCCATCCATCCGGGCGGCCGCACGCTCAAGGCCGGCGGGGACGCCGCGCCGGCCGGCACCCTCGACATGCCCGCGGCCGTGGCCCGCGCGCTCGAGCGCAACCCCTCGCTCGGCGCGCAGGAGGCGCAGAGCCGCGCCTCGGAAGAAGGCCGCAAGTCCGCGCGCGGCGCCTTCGGGCCCAAGCTCGGCATGACCTATTCGGCCGTCAAGCAGGAGCGCAAGACCCAGCCCAGCACCACGCGGCCGCCCGAGCTCGGCTCGTATTCCTGGGGCGTGGAGATCTCGCAGCCCGTCTTTCAGGGCTTCAGGCTGCTCAATTCCTACCAGAAGGCCGCGCTCCAGGCCGACAGCGACAAGGCGGCGCTGCGCCGCGCCGAGCTCGCCATGACCGAGCAGGTGCAGACCGAATTTCTCAACTACCTGCGCGCCGAGGAAAATGTCAAAAGCGAGGGGGACTCGCTGGCGCGCCTGCGCGACCAGCTGCGCATCACCACGGCCTTTTATGAGGTGGGCCTGCGGCCCCGCCTCGACGTGCTCCAGGCCGAGGTGGACGTGAGCAACGCCGAGAACCTGCTGATCCAGGCCGAGAACACGCGCGACACCGCCCAGGCCCGGCTCAACACCCTGCTCGGCTTCACGGCCACCGCGCCGGCGCGCTATGTGGGCAGGCTCGAGCACGTGCCCTTCCGTCGCTCGCTGGAGCAGTGCCTGGAGGCAGCCTACCGCCAGCGGCCCGACCTCATGATCGCGGCGAAAGCCGTGGAGATGGCCGGCAAGGACCGGCGCATGGTGCAGAGCGACTACTACCCGCAGATCGAGGCCTATTACAACATCAACCAGGCGGGCAACACCCCCGACCTCCAGCGCCGCGGCGACCACGGCTCCCGCTCGGCCACCTGGGAGGTGGGCGCCCGCGCCGTATGGAACGTGTTTCAGTGGGGCCTCACCTATTACGCCGACCAGCAGGCCGGCTGGCAGGTGACGCGGCTCCGGCACGAGGAGGAAGACCTCAAGCTCAACGTGGGCTATGACATCAAGTCCAAGCTGCTCGCCGTGCACGAGGCGGAAAAGCGCATCGTGGTGGCGGAAAAGGGCGTCATCCAGGCGCGCGAGGCCTATGACGCGGCGCTGGCCCGCTACCAGGAGCAGGTGGGCACCAACTTCGACGTTCTCGACGCCTCGGCCAACCTCACCCGCGCCCAGGCCTCGCTCACCGGCGCCCGGGCCGACTACCTCACGGCGCTCGCCCAGATCTACGTCGCCATGGGCGAATATCACCCGGACCTCAGGCCGGGGCCGGCCCCCGCGCAAGGCGCGGCAAAGGGCCGGGGCGGGGCCAAAACTTCCGGCAAGGCCCGCTAG
- the tolQ gene encoding protein TolQ → MEFSIFSMVAQASLVAKAVLALLVLMSVASWGLMIQKFIALTAANRKAVSGIERFDKAANLRDAVQSLGSDPSSPLYYIAHQGVQEFNRSRELGNASEVVVDNVRRALRQGAASEMARLQRSLSLLATTANTAPFIGLFGTVWGIMNSFHSIGLLKSASLATVAPGISEALVATAIGLAVAVPATVGFNLFMGKLSQVDTLLVNFAGFFLNRVQRELNAHRPVQRTGATEL, encoded by the coding sequence ATGGAATTCAGCATCTTCTCGATGGTCGCCCAGGCGAGCCTGGTGGCCAAGGCCGTGCTGGCCTTGCTCGTGCTCATGTCCGTGGCGAGCTGGGGCCTGATGATCCAGAAGTTCATCGCGCTCACGGCGGCCAACCGCAAGGCCGTTTCCGGCATCGAGCGCTTCGACAAGGCCGCCAACCTGCGCGACGCCGTGCAGTCCCTGGGCTCGGACCCGAGCTCGCCGCTCTACTATATCGCGCACCAGGGCGTGCAGGAGTTCAACCGCTCCCGCGAGCTCGGCAACGCGAGCGAGGTGGTGGTGGACAATGTGCGCCGCGCCCTGCGCCAGGGCGCCGCGAGCGAGATGGCGCGCCTCCAGCGTTCGCTCTCGCTGCTCGCCACCACGGCCAACACCGCGCCCTTCATCGGCCTTTTCGGCACGGTCTGGGGCATCATGAATTCCTTTCACTCCATCGGCCTCCTCAAGTCCGCGTCGCTCGCCACGGTGGCGCCCGGCATTTCCGAGGCGCTGGTGGCCACGGCCATCGGCCTCGCCGTGGCCGTGCCCGCCACCGTGGGCTTCAACCTCTTCATGGGCAAGCTCTCGCAGGTGGACACCCTGCTCGTGAATTTCGCCGGCTTCTTCCTCAACCGCGTCCAGCGCGAGCTCAACGCCCACCGCCCGGTGCAGCGCACCGGCGCCACGGAGCTCTGA
- a CDS encoding ExbD/TolR family protein: MGANLGGGKFVSEINVTPFVDVMLVLLIIFMVATPMMTQGLEVDLPQTKQVETLPGEVDHMILTVRRDGKIFLDEYAVEDMAELGGYLERLVKAKNKSLFLQADKEVPYGLVVEVMGEIKAAGIENLGVMAEQPEGVAAAKAAASEAAPARARTPGAPKKK; encoded by the coding sequence ATGGGCGCGAACCTCGGCGGCGGCAAGTTCGTTTCGGAGATCAACGTCACGCCCTTCGTGGACGTGATGCTCGTCTTGCTCATCATCTTCATGGTGGCCACGCCCATGATGACCCAGGGTCTCGAGGTGGACCTGCCGCAGACCAAGCAGGTGGAGACCCTGCCCGGCGAGGTGGACCACATGATCCTCACCGTGCGCCGGGACGGCAAGATCTTCCTTGACGAATACGCGGTGGAGGATATGGCCGAGCTCGGCGGCTACCTCGAGCGCCTCGTCAAGGCCAAGAACAAGAGCCTCTTCCTCCAGGCCGACAAGGAAGTGCCCTACGGCCTCGTGGTGGAGGTCATGGGCGAGATCAAGGCCGCGGGCATCGAGAATCTCGGCGTCATGGCCGAGCAGCCCGAAGGCGTGGCCGCCGCCAAGGCCGCGGCGTCCGAGGCGGCGCCCGCGCGGGCCCGCACCCCCGGAGCGCCAAAGAAGAAGTAG